The genomic region TTGTTCCAGGAGTTCCTGGAGCACCGGGTTGCCGCTGACCGTGACAAAGACGGCGTGGAAATCGTCGTCGGCCCGCAGCGCGGACTCGACGTCGGCGTCCTGCAGGGCCCGCTCGAAGCGCGCATTGGCCTCGGCCATGGCGGAGAGGTGGTCCTCGGTCAGAGCCGGCACGGCCAGGCGCGCGGCCAGCTCGTGCAGCCCGGCCACCACCTGCTGGGTGCTGACGGTTGACGCCTGGTCGTACGGGGCCACGATGGTCGACTTGCCCGGCAAAGCGATGACCAGGCCGGCGCGTTCCAGCCGCAGCAGCGCCTCCCGGATGGGGGTCCGGCTCACGCCCAGCCATGCTTCGAGTTCTGTGTCTTTCAGACGTTCGCCCGGCTCGAACGTGCCGTCGACAATCGCATCCCGGATGGATTCAAAGACGTTGTCCCGCAGCAGCGGCCGCTTATGGACTCCGGCGAGCGAGGGAACGGGCATGCAACATATCGTATATCGCCCTTGTCCTCCGGGAACGCATACCGGAGAATGCAATATATTGCATGT from Arthrobacter sp. NicSoilB8 harbors:
- a CDS encoding GntR family transcriptional regulator — encoded protein: MPVPSLAGVHKRPLLRDNVFESIRDAIVDGTFEPGERLKDTELEAWLGVSRTPIREALLRLERAGLVIALPGKSTIVAPYDQASTVSTQQVVAGLHELAARLAVPALTEDHLSAMAEANARFERALQDADVESALRADDDFHAVFVTVSGNPVLQELLEQTTPVLRRVERMRFGSFAARGSVAQHAEIIRLARLGDAEAAARACRENWLSLRFTSAE